The proteins below are encoded in one region of Candidatus Thermoplasmatota archaeon:
- a CDS encoding type I restriction endonuclease subunit R: protein MSFTESVVEDAALAWLQKLGYAVLHGPDIAYGEAAAERTDPGFRDVVLEGRLRHALSRLNGDLPPEAVEEAFRKITRTDAPSPLERNRLLHRMIVDGVTVEYRRPDGSIAGAQARVVDFNSVERNDWLAVNQFTVAEGQHVRRPDIVLFLNGLPVAVLELKNAASQNATVETAIQQLQTYQAQIPALFGHNVALVASDGVQARVGALGAGKEWFKPWRTTTGAEQAPAETPALQVILEGMFEKRRFLDLVRHFVVVQDEGGGKLTKILAGYHQFHAVNVALGETLRAKGPRTAESTAGKEGLPAKPHGGDPGDRRVGVVWHTQGSGKSLSMAFYAGRLILHPEMENPTLVVLTDRNDLDDQLFGTFAKCKDLLRQPPVQAADRGDLREKLRVSGGGVVFTTIQKFLPEIKGDKHPILSDRRNVVVIADEAHRSQYDFIDGFARHMRDALPNASFIGFTGTPIEATDKNTRSVFGDYISVYDIRQAVLDQSTVPIYYEGRLAKLQLKESERPRIDSEFEEVTEGEEVERKEKLKTKWAQVEAVVGSENRLKRVARDLVEHFEQRLAALDGKAMVVCMSRRICVELYREIVALRPDWHHEDDEGGILKVVMTGSASDTLDWQRHIRNKARRESLAKRFRDAKDPFRIVIVRDMWLTGFDAPSLHTMYVDKPMRGHGLMQAIARVNRVFKDKPGGLVVDYLGIADELKQALATYTESGGTGKTAVDQEEAVAVMLEKYDICRGLFHGFDWSDWSSGTPQDRLGLLPAAQEHVLAQRDGKARLLRVVTELSHAFALAVPHEEAIRIRDDVAFFQAVRSVLAKGDPGERRTDEELDRAIRQIVSKAVVSGDVVDIFAAAGIKKPDISILSDEFLTEVRGLPQRNLAVELLRKLLLGEIRTRSKRNVVQARSFAELLEQSVRRYQNRAIEAAQVIEELIQLAKEMRRAAARGHDLGLSDDEVAFYDALEANDSAVKVLGEPTLKTIARELVEAVRDNVTIDWTVRENVRAKLRVIVKRILRKYGYPPDKQERATHLVLEQAETLTDFWLQA from the coding sequence GTGAGCTTCACCGAGTCCGTCGTCGAGGATGCGGCCCTCGCCTGGCTGCAGAAGCTGGGCTACGCGGTTCTCCACGGGCCCGACATCGCCTACGGTGAGGCCGCCGCCGAGCGCACGGATCCGGGCTTCCGCGACGTCGTTCTCGAAGGGCGCTTGCGCCACGCGCTTTCTCGCCTCAACGGGGACCTTCCGCCCGAAGCCGTGGAAGAAGCCTTCCGCAAGATCACCCGGACGGACGCGCCATCGCCGCTGGAGCGGAACCGTCTCCTTCACCGCATGATCGTGGACGGGGTCACGGTCGAGTATCGGCGCCCCGACGGTTCGATCGCAGGTGCCCAAGCGCGCGTCGTGGATTTCAATTCAGTCGAGCGCAACGACTGGCTTGCTGTGAACCAGTTCACGGTCGCGGAAGGCCAGCACGTTCGACGGCCCGACATCGTCCTTTTCCTCAACGGTTTGCCCGTTGCGGTGCTCGAACTCAAGAACGCTGCGAGCCAGAACGCGACCGTCGAGACCGCAATCCAGCAATTGCAAACCTACCAAGCGCAGATTCCCGCCCTGTTTGGACATAACGTCGCGCTCGTCGCGTCGGACGGCGTCCAGGCGCGCGTGGGGGCACTTGGTGCAGGGAAGGAATGGTTCAAGCCATGGCGCACGACGACCGGCGCCGAGCAAGCGCCGGCCGAGACGCCCGCGTTGCAGGTGATTCTTGAAGGAATGTTCGAGAAGCGACGATTCTTGGACTTGGTTCGCCACTTCGTCGTGGTTCAGGACGAAGGCGGGGGCAAGCTCACGAAAATTCTCGCAGGCTATCACCAGTTCCACGCCGTGAACGTCGCCCTCGGGGAGACGTTGCGCGCCAAGGGCCCACGGACAGCGGAAAGCACGGCGGGGAAGGAAGGTCTCCCCGCCAAGCCACATGGCGGAGACCCGGGCGACCGCCGCGTGGGCGTCGTGTGGCACACGCAGGGTTCCGGCAAAAGCCTGTCGATGGCTTTCTACGCCGGCCGTTTGATCCTCCATCCGGAAATGGAGAATCCGACGCTTGTGGTCCTCACGGATCGCAACGATCTGGACGACCAGCTCTTCGGAACGTTTGCCAAGTGCAAGGATCTTCTCCGCCAGCCGCCGGTCCAAGCGGCCGACCGCGGCGATTTGCGGGAGAAGCTGCGCGTGTCGGGCGGCGGCGTGGTGTTCACGACGATCCAGAAGTTCTTGCCCGAGATCAAGGGCGACAAGCATCCCATCCTCTCGGATCGAAGGAACGTCGTGGTGATCGCCGACGAGGCCCATCGCAGCCAGTACGACTTCATCGACGGCTTTGCAAGGCACATGCGCGACGCGTTGCCCAACGCGTCGTTCATCGGCTTCACCGGAACGCCCATCGAGGCGACCGACAAGAACACGCGTTCCGTCTTTGGCGACTACATCAGCGTCTACGACATCCGGCAGGCGGTTCTCGATCAATCCACGGTGCCAATCTACTACGAGGGGCGCTTGGCAAAGTTGCAGCTCAAGGAGTCCGAGCGCCCACGAATCGACTCCGAGTTCGAAGAGGTCACCGAGGGTGAGGAAGTCGAACGGAAGGAAAAGCTCAAGACCAAGTGGGCGCAAGTCGAAGCCGTCGTGGGCTCGGAGAATCGTTTGAAGCGAGTCGCCCGCGATCTCGTGGAACACTTCGAACAGCGGCTTGCCGCGTTGGATGGCAAAGCCATGGTCGTCTGCATGAGCCGCCGAATCTGCGTCGAGCTCTACCGCGAAATCGTGGCCCTTCGTCCCGATTGGCACCATGAGGACGACGAGGGCGGAATCCTCAAGGTCGTCATGACGGGGTCGGCGTCCGACACGCTGGATTGGCAACGCCATATTCGCAACAAGGCTCGCCGCGAATCGCTGGCCAAGCGGTTCCGCGATGCCAAGGACCCGTTCCGGATCGTGATCGTCCGCGATATGTGGCTGACGGGCTTTGACGCGCCCAGCCTGCACACGATGTACGTGGACAAGCCGATGCGAGGCCATGGCCTCATGCAGGCCATCGCGCGCGTCAATCGCGTGTTCAAGGACAAACCCGGCGGCTTGGTCGTGGACTATTTGGGAATCGCGGACGAGCTCAAGCAAGCGCTTGCCACGTACACCGAGAGTGGCGGGACCGGAAAGACTGCGGTGGACCAAGAGGAAGCGGTCGCGGTAATGCTGGAGAAGTACGACATTTGCCGCGGGCTTTTCCACGGTTTCGATTGGTCTGACTGGTCGTCCGGGACACCGCAGGACCGTTTGGGTCTCCTCCCGGCCGCTCAAGAGCACGTCCTTGCCCAGCGCGACGGCAAGGCCCGCCTTCTTCGCGTCGTCACCGAACTCTCCCACGCCTTCGCGCTTGCGGTCCCGCACGAGGAAGCCATCCGCATCCGTGACGACGTGGCGTTCTTTCAAGCCGTTCGCTCGGTGCTCGCAAAGGGCGATCCCGGCGAGCGCCGGACGGACGAGGAACTCGACCGCGCCATTCGCCAGATCGTGTCCAAAGCCGTCGTGTCCGGCGACGTCGTGGACATCTTTGCCGCCGCGGGGATCAAGAAACCGGACATTTCCATTCTCTCGGACGAGTTTTTGACCGAGGTAAGAGGACTACCGCAGCGGAACTTGGCTGTGGAACTGCTGCGCAAGCTGCTTTTGGGCGAAATTCGGACGAGGTCAAAGCGGAACGTCGTCCAAGCGCGGTCGTTTGCCGAGCTCCTGGAGCAAAGCGTTCGTCGCTACCAGAATCGGGCGATCGAGGCCGCGCAAGTGATTGAGGAACTCATCCAGCTTGCCAAGGAGATGCGAAGGGCCGCGGCGCGCGGGCATGACCTTGGTCTGTCCGACGACGAGGTCGCCTTCTACGATGCGCTTGAAGCCAACGACAGCGCCGTGAAGGTCTTGGGGGAGCCCACGCTAAAGACGATCGCCCGTGAGCTGGTGGAGGCAGTTCGCGACAACGTCACGATCGACTGGACCGTCCGCGAAAATGTGCGAGCCAAGCTCCGCGTGATCGTCAAGCGCATCCTTCGCAAGTACGGATACCCGCCGGACAAGCAGGAGCGGGCCACCCATCTCGTGCTGGAACAGGCCGAGACGCTCACGGACTTCTGGCTTCAGGCATGA
- a CDS encoding DNA-processing protein DprA → MIHDWGKLQPEWQKQVERTREALERMWSQGVVSIPITDPRYPPQLRSIELPPLVLHVQGSLRHLSTGVAIVGSREPSERGQAIARSFSEKLAHLGIPIITGMARGTDQLAARHGAKAGGVVVGVVPGSPLDTIPLLCSDEYAMVRASGCIVSETTQAVEVTPRSFLRRNRIISGLARLLVVAATRTSGGTINQLEWAWRQQRPSIVFDRGAEPGFQQKVKKPAYHFVPEHRLVPLAEDLWTAPRMSPQTAL, encoded by the coding sequence ATGATCCACGATTGGGGCAAGCTACAGCCCGAGTGGCAAAAGCAGGTCGAGCGTACGCGCGAAGCTCTCGAGCGGATGTGGAGTCAAGGCGTCGTCTCCATCCCGATCACAGATCCGAGATACCCCCCGCAACTTCGATCGATCGAACTGCCCCCACTCGTCCTGCATGTCCAAGGCTCGCTTCGCCATCTCAGCACTGGAGTCGCAATCGTGGGAAGTCGCGAACCAAGCGAACGGGGCCAAGCAATCGCGCGCAGCTTTTCGGAGAAGCTGGCACACCTTGGAATCCCAATTATCACCGGAATGGCGCGCGGAACTGACCAGCTCGCTGCCCGACACGGTGCCAAGGCGGGCGGCGTCGTGGTGGGCGTGGTACCGGGGAGCCCACTCGACACGATCCCATTGCTTTGCAGCGACGAATACGCCATGGTCCGCGCCTCGGGCTGCATCGTGAGCGAAACGACGCAAGCCGTCGAGGTGACCCCCCGATCCTTCCTGCGCCGGAATCGGATCATCAGTGGACTCGCGCGCCTCCTCGTGGTCGCAGCAACGCGAACGTCCGGCGGAACGATCAACCAGTTGGAATGGGCGTGGCGTCAGCAGCGGCCGAGCATCGTGTTCGACCGCGGCGCGGAACCGGGATTCCAACAAAAGGTCAAGAAGCCCGCCTACCATTTCGTTCCCGAGCACCGGCTTGTCCCGCTGGCCGAGGACTTGTGGACGGCGCCGCGAATGTCACCGCAGACGGCGCTATAG
- a CDS encoding DUF6293 family protein, with protein sequence MDRLVHIVPLGWEIDRAVLPIHHYRAHEVHILCNPESRPEQKQAYRQVEKALKATGAKVSLVIVDANDDIRGILRETTRLIKAALKNGDRVYVNMSAAGKVAAAAATIAALAHLPRDRGVVYYVRPESYVHTDEDVKKYGLTRGMKGEPVPLPRFDLRLPPEDGQLILRELRKRLPNPLTYKEAIYLLRDAGVSGFEGAKYEKNTPRAEKNRLNVRFNKGILQKLLAENLVKIRPRGQRREILLTSEGDYVAHLCMGS encoded by the coding sequence ATGGATCGACTTGTGCACATTGTTCCGTTGGGCTGGGAAATCGATCGAGCCGTTTTGCCGATCCATCATTACCGTGCTCACGAAGTGCATATCCTGTGCAACCCGGAGTCCCGGCCAGAGCAGAAGCAAGCCTATCGCCAGGTCGAGAAAGCGTTAAAGGCGACCGGCGCGAAAGTTTCGCTCGTGATTGTCGATGCAAACGACGACATTCGCGGGATTCTCAGGGAGACCACGCGCCTGATTAAGGCCGCGTTGAAAAACGGCGACCGGGTGTACGTAAACATGTCCGCCGCGGGAAAGGTTGCCGCGGCCGCAGCTACCATCGCTGCTCTAGCGCATCTGCCTCGTGACCGTGGAGTTGTTTATTACGTCCGGCCTGAGAGCTACGTGCATACGGATGAGGACGTAAAGAAGTACGGGCTCACCCGGGGAATGAAGGGTGAGCCAGTTCCCCTTCCGCGATTCGATCTGCGACTCCCGCCCGAGGATGGACAACTTATCTTGCGTGAATTAAGAAAGCGTCTACCGAATCCCCTGACTTACAAGGAGGCAATATACCTTCTTCGCGACGCTGGCGTAAGCGGTTTTGAAGGCGCCAAGTACGAAAAAAATACTCCACGGGCGGAAAAGAACCGCTTGAATGTTCGATTCAACAAGGGCATTCTGCAAAAGTTGCTCGCGGAGAATCTGGTCAAGATACGGCCGAGAGGCCAGCGGCGCGAGATCTTACTTACGAGCGAGGGAGACTACGTGGCGCACCTCTGCATGGGGTCGTAG